A single window of Paenibacillus sp. SYP-B4298 DNA harbors:
- a CDS encoding polysaccharide deacetylase family protein, which translates to MKNRRWTLWLRRLGIAGLALIVLFFAAAMAFPSLQLTQKACTVMLRVNAEAFALTHPSRELKFDGNGNSTPKLLAQEQKGYAEQVPVLMYHYVVPKQYNKEPDNNSMINLESFEAGMKYLHDAGYYAATLSELEDYLHGFIQLPKKSVVITFDDGYENNYIYAYPVLKKYGLKASLFVIGSHVQKQTSTSFDPAKSSYLSQEQLDAASDVFDYYSHTYDLHKKEETFCGKKLALTHDSTKLQADIAKMKGLGYTTPYFAYPFGSYDDKMIYYLKENGYRMAFTVKQGFVQPGDSPLELKRLTVTSSTNMEQLLETGTTD; encoded by the coding sequence ATGAAAAATCGACGTTGGACCTTGTGGCTCAGACGGTTGGGGATCGCCGGACTTGCACTGATCGTGCTGTTCTTTGCGGCAGCCATGGCCTTTCCCTCCCTGCAGCTAACGCAGAAGGCCTGCACCGTGATGCTGCGGGTGAATGCAGAGGCGTTCGCGCTGACTCATCCGTCCCGCGAGCTGAAATTTGACGGCAACGGCAATAGCACGCCGAAGCTGCTGGCTCAGGAGCAGAAGGGCTACGCGGAGCAGGTGCCTGTCCTGATGTACCATTATGTTGTCCCCAAGCAGTACAACAAGGAGCCTGACAATAATTCGATGATTAATCTGGAGAGCTTCGAGGCGGGCATGAAATATCTGCATGATGCCGGCTATTATGCCGCCACGCTGAGCGAGCTGGAAGATTATCTTCATGGCTTCATCCAACTCCCGAAGAAAAGCGTCGTCATTACCTTCGATGACGGCTATGAGAACAATTATATCTATGCCTACCCCGTCCTGAAAAAATACGGACTGAAGGCCAGTCTGTTCGTCATCGGCAGCCATGTCCAGAAGCAGACCAGCACAAGCTTCGACCCGGCCAAGAGCAGCTATCTGTCACAGGAGCAACTGGATGCTGCCTCCGATGTATTTGATTACTACAGCCATACGTATGATTTGCACAAGAAGGAAGAGACGTTCTGTGGCAAGAAGCTCGCGCTCACGCATGATAGCACCAAGCTGCAGGCCGACATTGCCAAGATGAAGGGACTCGGTTATACAACGCCCTACTTTGCCTACCCCTTCGGAAGCTATGATGACAAGATGATCTATTACTTGAAGGAGAACGGCTACCGCATGGCATTCACTGTCAAGCAAGGCTTCGTCCAGCCCGGCGATTCCCCGCTTGAGCTGAAACGGCTGACGGTCACCTCGTCTACGAACATGGAGCAACTGCTTGAGACTGGAACGACGGATTAA
- a CDS encoding glucose-6-phosphate isomerase, which yields MSKAVSFDYSKALPFVGQHEIDYLEGAVRLAHEQLHNGTGAGSDYLGWVDLPSKYDKEEFARIQQAAAKIQSDSEVLIVIGIGGSYLGARAAIEMLSHSFYNVLDGGQRKTPQVFFAGNNISSTYVTHLLQLLEGKNWSINVISKSGTTTEPAIAFRIFRAELEKKYGKEEARKRIYATTDQAKGALKKLATEEGYESFIIPDDVGGRYSVLTAVGLLPIAVAGIDIEAIMKGAQDAAVEYSNPNLSENESYQYAAARNALYRKGKAIEILVNYEPNLHFVSEWWKQLFGESEGKDNKGLYPASVDFSTDLHSMGQFVQEGTRNLLETVIQVGEVAEQITIGNDPDDLDGLNFLEGKTMDFVNKKAFEGTLLAHTDGNVPNLIVNIKDLSPYTFGYLVYFFEKACGISGYLLGVNPFDQPGVEAYKKNMFALLGKPGYEKEKAELEARL from the coding sequence ATGAGTAAAGCTGTATCATTTGATTATAGTAAAGCGCTGCCGTTTGTCGGACAGCATGAGATTGACTATTTGGAGGGTGCTGTGCGTCTGGCGCACGAGCAATTACATAATGGAACAGGAGCCGGCTCGGATTATCTCGGGTGGGTTGATCTGCCATCCAAGTACGACAAGGAAGAGTTCGCCCGCATTCAACAGGCGGCTGCGAAGATTCAGAGCGATTCCGAAGTATTGATCGTCATCGGCATCGGCGGCTCGTACCTGGGCGCGCGCGCGGCCATCGAGATGCTGTCGCATTCCTTCTACAATGTGCTGGACGGCGGACAGCGCAAGACGCCGCAAGTGTTCTTCGCGGGCAATAACATCAGCTCGACCTATGTGACGCATCTGCTGCAACTGCTGGAGGGCAAGAACTGGTCGATCAACGTTATCTCCAAGTCCGGCACCACGACCGAGCCGGCCATTGCGTTCCGCATCTTCCGCGCGGAGCTGGAGAAGAAATATGGCAAGGAAGAAGCGCGCAAGCGCATCTACGCAACGACTGACCAGGCGAAGGGCGCGCTCAAGAAGCTGGCGACCGAGGAAGGCTATGAGTCCTTCATCATCCCGGACGACGTAGGCGGACGCTACTCTGTCCTGACTGCTGTCGGCCTGTTGCCGATCGCCGTTGCAGGCATCGACATCGAAGCGATCATGAAGGGCGCCCAGGATGCGGCTGTCGAATACAGCAATCCGAATCTGTCCGAGAATGAGAGCTACCAATACGCCGCGGCGCGCAACGCGCTGTACCGCAAGGGCAAAGCGATCGAGATTCTGGTCAACTATGAGCCGAATCTGCACTTCGTATCCGAGTGGTGGAAGCAGTTGTTCGGCGAGAGCGAAGGCAAGGACAACAAAGGCTTGTATCCGGCGTCTGTCGACTTCTCCACCGACCTGCACTCTATGGGGCAATTCGTTCAGGAGGGAACCCGCAACCTGCTGGAGACTGTCATTCAGGTAGGCGAGGTCGCCGAGCAGATCACGATTGGCAATGACCCGGACGATCTGGACGGCCTGAACTTCCTGGAAGGCAAGACGATGGACTTTGTCAACAAGAAGGCATTCGAGGGCACGCTACTGGCGCATACAGATGGCAATGTGCCGAACCTGATCGTGAACATCAAGGACCTGTCGCCGTATACGTTTGGCTACCTGGTGTACTTCTTCGAGAAGGCCTGCGGCATCAGCGGCTATCTGCTGGGCGTTAATCCGTTCGATCAGCCGGGCGTAGAGGCGTATAAGAAAAATATGTTCGCGCTGCTGGGCAAGCCGGGCTATGAGAAAGAGAAAGCGGAGCTTGAAGCTCGTCTATAG
- a CDS encoding YigZ family protein gives MKLERYKTLLAPGSKEIVIKKSRFIGYARPVASEDEAIAFIEEIKKQHWNATHNCSAYIVGERDECQKQSDDGEPSGTAGKPILEVIKNQQLKNVAIVVTRYFGGIMLGAGGLIRAYTDGAVAGIEAAQPIVRVLHREVFAQVDYTWYGKLENEFHQRGLRVLGTEFTDQVTITCLPEEPEADRFMAWLTDFTQGQAVISSGETRYFTAEG, from the coding sequence ATGAAGCTGGAGCGGTACAAGACACTGCTTGCGCCCGGCAGCAAGGAGATTGTCATTAAGAAGTCCCGTTTTATCGGCTATGCGCGTCCAGTTGCCAGCGAAGACGAGGCGATCGCCTTCATTGAGGAGATTAAGAAGCAGCACTGGAACGCTACGCATAACTGCTCGGCCTATATTGTAGGTGAACGAGACGAGTGCCAGAAGCAGTCCGATGATGGCGAGCCGAGCGGCACAGCGGGCAAGCCGATTCTGGAGGTCATCAAAAACCAGCAGCTCAAAAATGTCGCCATCGTTGTAACACGGTATTTCGGCGGCATCATGCTCGGGGCCGGCGGCTTGATCCGGGCTTACACAGATGGAGCGGTCGCGGGTATTGAGGCAGCTCAGCCGATTGTGCGGGTGCTGCACCGCGAGGTGTTCGCCCAGGTCGATTATACATGGTACGGCAAGCTGGAGAACGAATTCCATCAGCGCGGCCTGCGTGTCCTCGGGACGGAGTTTACCGACCAGGTGACGATTACCTGTCTGCCAGAGGAGCCGGAGGCGGACCGCTTCATGGCGTGGCTGACGGATTTTACACAGGGTCAGGCGGTCATCTCCTCCGGGGAGACACGGTATTTTACTGCGGAAGGCTAG
- a CDS encoding DUF4383 domain-containing protein: MAIAVRRFAALSGIVLVLLGIVGLFSNHLLGWFHLHVMHTTIYLLLGVLGLLASSQEGYAYRYSQVIGIGFIVLAVLGIFVKDLFGLMALGLSDHVLHFILGAAGLYFGYVLVESDSHQPAL; the protein is encoded by the coding sequence ATGGCGATTGCGGTAAGGCGGTTTGCTGCGCTGTCGGGAATCGTATTGGTACTGCTTGGGATCGTTGGTCTGTTCTCCAATCATCTATTGGGTTGGTTTCATCTGCATGTGATGCATACAACAATCTATCTGTTGCTGGGTGTGCTGGGTCTGCTGGCTTCCTCACAGGAAGGGTATGCGTACCGCTATTCACAGGTGATAGGCATCGGGTTTATCGTGCTTGCCGTGCTCGGCATCTTCGTGAAGGATCTGTTCGGCCTCATGGCGCTGGGTCTGTCTGACCATGTGCTTCATTTCATCTTGGGTGCAGCCGGGCTATACTTCGGTTATGTGCTGGTGGAATCAGACTCGCATCAGCCAGCACTGTAG
- the cysT gene encoding sulfate ABC transporter permease subunit CysT: MFRSRWWGFGFRSTVMLYFVVLIVLPILGIYTQSLSGGWATFWASVSDPLAWKAVLLTVRLSIVATMINVLAGTMIGWVLIRYRFWGRSLLNSLVDLPFALPTAVGGLMILLLLGPNSLIGDLAGKLGFEIVFHEPAIVIAMVFVTFPFVIRAVQPLLEEMDPSEEEAAYTMGASKTKTFLQVILPTMLPGIISGGMLAFSRALAEFGAVVLVAGNIPGKTLIASVFIFGEVESDNPQGAASVSILLLTLSFLILWTVNIIQSRKAGK, translated from the coding sequence ATGTTTCGCAGCCGCTGGTGGGGCTTCGGCTTCAGAAGCACTGTCATGCTTTACTTCGTAGTATTAATTGTACTGCCCATATTAGGAATCTATACTCAATCGCTCTCTGGCGGCTGGGCAACCTTTTGGGCAAGTGTTAGCGACCCCTTGGCCTGGAAGGCCGTGCTGCTGACGGTTCGGCTGTCTATTGTCGCGACGATGATTAACGTTCTGGCGGGTACAATGATCGGATGGGTTCTCATCCGGTATCGGTTCTGGGGAAGAAGCCTGCTTAACAGTCTGGTCGATCTGCCGTTCGCGTTGCCGACTGCTGTCGGCGGACTGATGATTCTCCTACTGCTCGGGCCTAATAGCTTGATCGGCGATCTGGCTGGCAAGCTCGGCTTCGAGATCGTGTTCCATGAGCCGGCGATTGTCATTGCGATGGTGTTCGTGACGTTCCCGTTCGTCATCCGCGCGGTGCAGCCGTTGCTGGAGGAGATGGACCCGTCGGAGGAAGAAGCTGCCTATACGATGGGGGCCTCCAAGACGAAGACCTTCCTGCAAGTGATTCTGCCTACGATGCTGCCAGGCATTATTAGCGGCGGGATGCTGGCCTTCTCCAGAGCGCTGGCCGAGTTTGGCGCGGTGGTGCTGGTGGCGGGCAACATTCCAGGCAAGACGCTGATTGCCTCTGTATTCATCTTTGGCGAGGTGGAGAGTGATAATCCGCAAGGAGCAGCCTCGGTGTCGATTCTGCTGCTCACGTTGTCCTTCCTGATCCTGTGGACGGTTAATATCATCCAATCCAGGAAGGCGGGCAAATGA
- a CDS encoding sulfate ABC transporter permease subunit, whose product MKRLWITLTYIVFTILLIIPLIRIFTGAWAEGWQGIAEALTRPQSLHALMMTGMIVVIVTVINTLFGVMLAIYLVRAPWLGPRVKQLLNSLVDLPFAVSPVIGGLMIVLLLGPNTVIGTFFEAAGFKVVYALPGMVLATLFVTFPLMVREVMPVLQEIGSQQEEAASTLGAYSWYTFWKVTWPSIRWGVIYGVVLTVARSMGEFGAVLVVSGNIMNKTQTATTLVYQDVENFNVLAANSVALVLAAISIALLLLMEWAKKRKGH is encoded by the coding sequence ATGAAGAGGCTATGGATTACATTAACTTATATTGTATTTACAATTTTGCTTATTATTCCGTTGATTCGGATTTTTACAGGCGCCTGGGCGGAGGGCTGGCAGGGGATCGCAGAGGCGCTTACACGCCCGCAGTCATTGCATGCGCTGATGATGACCGGTATGATTGTCGTCATCGTCACCGTCATCAATACGCTGTTTGGCGTCATGCTGGCGATCTATCTTGTGCGTGCTCCATGGCTCGGGCCGCGGGTGAAGCAATTACTGAATAGTCTGGTTGATCTCCCGTTTGCGGTATCGCCTGTCATCGGGGGCTTGATGATAGTGCTGCTGCTTGGGCCGAATACCGTCATTGGCACGTTCTTTGAGGCCGCGGGCTTCAAGGTCGTCTATGCGCTGCCGGGCATGGTGCTGGCGACGCTATTCGTTACCTTCCCGCTGATGGTGCGGGAGGTGATGCCGGTGCTGCAGGAGATCGGCTCGCAGCAGGAGGAGGCGGCATCGACACTTGGCGCATACTCATGGTATACGTTCTGGAAGGTGACATGGCCTTCGATCCGTTGGGGCGTCATCTATGGCGTCGTGTTGACTGTGGCACGCTCAATGGGGGAATTCGGTGCGGTACTGGTCGTATCGGGAAATATTATGAACAAGACGCAGACTGCTACGACGCTGGTCTATCAGGATGTGGAGAATTTCAATGTACTGGCAGCTAACAGTGTGGCGCTAGTGCTGGCGGCAATCTCGATTGCATTGCTTCTGCTCATGGAATGGGCCAAAAAGCGAAAGGGGCATTGA
- a CDS encoding sulfate/molybdate ABC transporter ATP-binding protein encodes MHIEVKDLNKHFGDFHAVRGVSFDIQKGRLIGLLGPSGGGKTSILRMLAGLEKPDSGDIIFHGRRVNDLPPQERGIGFVFQNYALFKHMTVYDNIAFGLKVKKQSKEQIRERVMSLVELTGLKGFEHRYPNQLSGGQRQRVAFARALAPEPQLLLLDEPFAAIDAKIRQELRTWLKDMIERLGITSIFVTHDQDEAIEVADEIMIINKGRLEQKGSPWDIYKNPQTQFVASFIGESTIVSDIAKLRGFEDAVAWPDTKALIRPEYIEVGRPNEFSIISATEPGRIKHIHFRGSEWMVEVEVGEVTLITYRSLEKEVLQPGQEVQVLIHRAYLFNDSDSWIMENKLKEDPMPIHI; translated from the coding sequence ATGCATATTGAAGTGAAAGATTTAAATAAGCATTTCGGTGATTTCCATGCCGTGCGCGGCGTCAGCTTCGATATTCAGAAAGGACGGCTGATCGGTCTCCTGGGGCCGAGCGGCGGCGGGAAAACGTCCATTCTCCGAATGCTTGCAGGGCTGGAGAAGCCTGATTCCGGCGATATCATCTTTCACGGCAGACGCGTGAATGACTTGCCGCCGCAAGAGCGCGGGATTGGCTTTGTCTTTCAGAACTATGCCTTGTTCAAGCATATGACGGTCTACGACAACATTGCCTTTGGCCTGAAGGTGAAGAAGCAATCCAAGGAGCAGATTCGCGAGCGGGTGATGTCGCTGGTGGAGCTGACAGGTCTCAAGGGCTTCGAGCATCGCTATCCGAATCAGTTGTCCGGCGGTCAGCGGCAGCGTGTCGCGTTCGCCAGGGCACTCGCTCCCGAGCCTCAGTTGCTGCTGCTCGATGAACCGTTCGCGGCGATTGACGCGAAGATTCGTCAGGAGCTGCGCACATGGCTCAAGGATATGATCGAGCGTCTGGGCATTACGTCGATCTTCGTTACGCATGACCAGGACGAGGCGATCGAGGTGGCGGACGAGATCATGATTATTAATAAGGGACGGCTGGAGCAGAAGGGCTCTCCATGGGATATATACAAAAACCCGCAGACACAGTTCGTCGCCAGCTTTATTGGAGAGTCGACAATTGTATCCGATATTGCCAAGCTCAGAGGTTTCGAGGATGCAGTTGCCTGGCCGGACACGAAGGCGCTTATTCGTCCAGAGTATATTGAGGTGGGGCGACCCAATGAATTCTCCATCATTTCTGCTACGGAGCCGGGTCGGATAAAGCATATTCATTTCCGCGGCAGTGAATGGATGGTCGAGGTCGAGGTGGGCGAGGTCACACTCATTACGTATCGTTCGCTGGAGAAGGAAGTGCTGCAGCCTGGGCAAGAGGTGCAGGTGCTTATTCACCGCGCCTATCTGTTCAACGACTCGGACAGTTGGATTATGGAGAACAAGCTGAAGGAAGACCCGATGCCGATTCATATCTAG
- a CDS encoding sulfate ABC transporter substrate-binding protein, with product MKLEREHVLQPGSRRRAGSVGRTRAYIALLLGAVMLALTGCTGGGGSEGPAQPAAEKGDVTLVVGAYSVVKDVFAELLPAFREEWKQQTGQTVVFQESYEASGTQARAIVGGFEADVTLLAMEGDMEKVEKAGMITHDWRAKGTKGMVTRSIVVLGTREGNPLHIQDWTDLAKPGVKVLYPNPKTSGGAQWDINAIYGAGLKASERQQGKPDPAFAKSFLASIHHNVESLDKSGRASMAAFEYGVGDVIVTYENELLARIRHGVPYQIVVPEDTILIENPAAIIDRNVDKHGSREVAEAFIDFLYSDKAQELFMEYGFRPVTDHLKEQAAKRYIEPSGLFTIDDLGGWDEVRSKLYSARGIWYQVLAGI from the coding sequence ATGAAACTTGAGCGAGAACATGTATTGCAGCCTGGTAGCAGACGCCGCGCTGGCTCTGTGGGAAGGACTCGGGCTTACATAGCGCTCCTGCTGGGCGCAGTCATGCTGGCGCTGACGGGCTGTACGGGAGGCGGCGGCTCAGAGGGGCCAGCGCAGCCGGCAGCGGAGAAGGGCGATGTTACGCTGGTAGTGGGAGCCTATTCTGTCGTCAAGGACGTCTTTGCGGAGCTGCTGCCTGCGTTCAGGGAGGAGTGGAAGCAGCAGACTGGACAGACCGTTGTGTTCCAGGAATCGTATGAGGCCTCAGGCACACAGGCGCGGGCGATTGTCGGCGGCTTCGAGGCGGATGTGACGCTGCTGGCGATGGAAGGCGACATGGAGAAGGTGGAGAAGGCTGGTATGATTACACATGACTGGCGAGCGAAGGGCACCAAGGGGATGGTCACGCGCTCGATCGTTGTCCTCGGCACTCGTGAGGGCAATCCGCTCCACATTCAGGACTGGACAGACCTCGCCAAGCCGGGGGTGAAGGTGCTGTATCCGAACCCGAAGACCTCCGGCGGCGCGCAATGGGATATTAATGCGATCTATGGCGCAGGACTGAAGGCCTCGGAGCGGCAGCAGGGCAAGCCTGATCCGGCCTTCGCCAAGAGCTTCCTGGCAAGCATTCACCACAATGTCGAGTCGCTCGACAAGAGTGGGCGCGCATCGATGGCAGCCTTCGAGTACGGGGTGGGCGATGTCATCGTGACCTATGAGAATGAGCTGCTGGCGCGTATACGTCACGGAGTGCCCTATCAGATCGTCGTTCCCGAGGACACGATCCTGATCGAGAATCCGGCTGCGATCATCGATCGGAATGTCGACAAGCACGGCTCTCGCGAGGTGGCCGAAGCGTTCATAGACTTTCTCTACAGCGACAAGGCGCAGGAGCTGTTCATGGAGTATGGCTTCCGACCAGTCACAGACCATCTGAAGGAGCAGGCGGCCAAGCGGTACATCGAGCCGTCAGGACTATTCACGATCGACGATCTGGGCGGCTGGGACGAGGTGCGCAGCAAGCTGTATTCAGCCCGAGGCATCTGGTACCAGGTGCTGGCAGGCATCTGA
- a CDS encoding ABC transporter permease — protein sequence MNRHLYLLALPGVLFLLIFAYLPMFGHIVAFKRFRPSDGLWGSEWVGLDNFKFFFGSDDWLHITLNTLFINSLFIVFTLGIALVLAVFINELRHALYKRLAQSVIFLPYFVSWLVVSFMTYAVFNTSDGVLNKLLAGLGREGYNWYGNAELWPYILTMLFVWKMSGYVTIIFFSAITAISGEYYESAKLDGASRFQQILHITLPLLRPTLVVLLLLQIGRIFYGDFGMIYGIIGDNPILIPTTDVIDTFSFRALRQLGNFSMAGAVVLYQAIMGLITIVLFNWVAKKIDSDSSLF from the coding sequence GTGAACCGGCATTTATATTTGCTTGCCTTGCCGGGTGTATTGTTTCTGCTCATATTCGCCTACCTTCCGATGTTCGGCCACATCGTAGCCTTTAAACGATTTCGGCCGAGCGATGGCCTGTGGGGGAGCGAATGGGTCGGCCTGGACAACTTCAAGTTTTTTTTCGGCTCGGACGACTGGCTTCATATTACGCTGAACACATTGTTTATTAACAGTCTCTTTATTGTATTTACACTTGGTATTGCCCTTGTGCTCGCTGTTTTTATTAATGAGCTGCGGCATGCCTTGTACAAGCGTCTGGCGCAGTCGGTCATTTTCCTGCCATACTTTGTATCGTGGCTCGTGGTCAGCTTCATGACGTATGCGGTGTTCAACACCTCTGACGGCGTGCTGAACAAGCTGCTTGCGGGTCTTGGAAGAGAGGGCTACAACTGGTATGGCAACGCCGAGCTGTGGCCCTACATTTTAACGATGTTATTCGTGTGGAAAATGTCCGGCTATGTGACAATTATCTTTTTCTCGGCGATTACCGCTATTTCCGGTGAATATTATGAAAGCGCTAAACTGGATGGGGCGAGCCGATTCCAGCAGATTCTCCATATTACGCTGCCGCTGCTGCGTCCCACGCTGGTCGTTCTGCTGCTGCTGCAAATCGGAAGGATATTCTATGGCGATTTTGGGATGATTTACGGCATTATAGGAGATAATCCGATTCTGATTCCGACGACGGATGTGATTGACACGTTCTCGTTCCGGGCGCTCAGACAGCTCGGCAATTTCAGCATGGCAGGCGCTGTTGTGCTGTACCAGGCGATTATGGGTCTGATTACAATTGTACTGTTCAACTGGGTTGCCAAAAAAATTGACAGCGACTCGTCACTATTCTAG
- a CDS encoding carbohydrate ABC transporter permease gives MVNSDRLFSGIVYAFIGLFVLFCGVPFWMVVINSIASESSLQTSGYMLFPAEFSSYAYEYLFQGRQLWSSYGVTVLITVIGTILAIFLTSTLAYVMAHRKAKYGRVLSFMTYFTMIFGSGMVGFYMLVAIWLGLKDTLWAMILPYLINPFFAFILVAFYRTIPYEVNEAAKIDGANEIATFFRIIWPMTVPALATITLFYALQYWNDWYLAIMFVDDYHLHPLQIMIRQLIANMNMQSYLQGGTVSFDKPLPVKGVQLATVCLTIGPIVFLYPFVQKYFVKGLTIGAVKG, from the coding sequence ATGGTGAATTCCGATCGGTTATTTTCTGGAATCGTATATGCCTTCATCGGATTGTTCGTATTGTTTTGCGGTGTTCCCTTCTGGATGGTTGTCATTAATTCCATTGCCTCGGAGAGCAGTCTGCAAACGTCAGGGTACATGCTGTTTCCGGCGGAATTCAGCTCGTATGCCTACGAGTATTTGTTTCAGGGCAGGCAACTGTGGAGCAGCTACGGGGTTACGGTGCTCATTACCGTCATCGGTACGATATTGGCTATCTTCCTTACTTCTACACTCGCCTATGTGATGGCGCACAGAAAAGCGAAGTATGGGCGCGTGCTGTCCTTCATGACTTATTTCACCATGATATTCGGTTCGGGGATGGTCGGCTTCTACATGCTGGTGGCGATCTGGCTTGGACTCAAGGATACGCTGTGGGCGATGATATTGCCCTATCTCATTAATCCGTTCTTCGCGTTTATATTGGTCGCCTTCTATCGTACCATACCTTATGAAGTCAACGAGGCGGCCAAAATCGACGGCGCTAATGAAATCGCCACCTTCTTCCGCATCATCTGGCCGATGACGGTGCCCGCCTTGGCAACCATTACCTTATTTTATGCGCTGCAATATTGGAACGACTGGTATCTGGCCATCATGTTCGTTGACGATTACCATTTGCATCCGCTGCAAATTATGATTCGCCAGTTGATCGCCAATATGAATATGCAGTCCTACCTGCAGGGCGGAACGGTTTCCTTTGACAAGCCATTGCCGGTGAAGGGAGTACAGCTCGCGACGGTATGTCTGACGATTGGCCCGATCGTGTTTTTGTATCCGTTCGTCCAGAAATATTTTGTCAAGGGATTAACGATTGGAGCGGTAAAAGGATGA
- a CDS encoding DUF3502 domain-containing protein encodes MRKNKWFAGLASLIVLTTTLAACSGGSGKTETPAPSAPSGSTAGETGKTLDPVTLKIMMWGNRPADFDKVLAEAESRMKDTLNVKLDVVFVPVSDIVQKSQMALASGEEIDLIWDSPLVSMNSNIASGYYEPLDELLAQYGPNILATRPAEMFEGNKVNGKTYGIPLGASQYFGYTYLVRQDIREKLGIGPIKTYDELVQFAYAVKQKEAGLVPMLPSTSFFSEASFRSRFDQDTQIRRTQAMSTIMLYYKNNDGIVYNLLDEMEPTVWDWIVNARRMYQDGVIHPDVLAVKDYEGEFSGGKAAIIPVNDFGVKDNIQQALAKNVPGSKVEAVTFFDSTPKKNITNFSQWNFISIPVTSKHKERAIQFLNWTQEKDNYDLLAYGLKGKNWEAIGEDKYKPLDADYAWFPYLWIWNPTFERFDASQTDEVVELNRFIKEADNFEKDILTGFQFDSQPVLNEMTKYKTIEDKYYAALFNGVMDSQTGYDNFKSEAGPTLKKIQQEMQKQIDAFLKR; translated from the coding sequence ATGCGTAAAAATAAATGGTTCGCGGGATTGGCAAGCTTGATCGTATTGACAACAACGCTCGCTGCATGCAGCGGCGGCTCTGGGAAGACAGAGACCCCCGCTCCTTCAGCGCCTTCGGGCTCCACAGCGGGTGAAACAGGTAAGACGCTTGATCCGGTCACTTTGAAAATCATGATGTGGGGCAACCGTCCGGCTGATTTTGATAAGGTGCTGGCGGAGGCGGAGAGCCGCATGAAGGATACGCTTAATGTCAAGCTGGACGTTGTATTTGTTCCGGTATCGGATATTGTACAGAAATCGCAGATGGCGCTTGCCTCAGGGGAAGAGATCGATCTGATCTGGGATTCGCCGCTCGTGTCCATGAACTCCAATATCGCCTCCGGCTACTATGAGCCGCTTGATGAGCTGCTGGCGCAGTATGGGCCGAATATATTGGCGACCCGTCCGGCCGAGATGTTCGAGGGCAACAAAGTGAACGGCAAAACGTATGGTATTCCGCTGGGCGCCTCCCAATACTTCGGCTATACGTATCTGGTTCGTCAGGATATTCGGGAAAAGCTGGGCATCGGCCCGATCAAGACGTATGACGAGCTGGTGCAATTCGCTTACGCTGTCAAGCAAAAGGAGGCCGGGCTGGTGCCGATGCTTCCGTCCACGTCCTTTTTCTCGGAGGCGTCCTTCCGCTCCCGCTTCGATCAGGATACACAGATTCGGAGAACGCAAGCGATGTCGACCATTATGTTGTATTATAAAAATAACGACGGCATCGTCTATAATCTGCTCGATGAGATGGAGCCTACGGTTTGGGACTGGATCGTCAACGCCCGGAGGATGTACCAGGATGGCGTAATCCATCCCGATGTACTGGCCGTCAAGGACTACGAGGGGGAATTCAGCGGCGGCAAGGCGGCCATTATTCCTGTCAACGATTTCGGCGTGAAGGATAACATTCAGCAGGCATTGGCGAAGAATGTGCCAGGCAGCAAGGTGGAGGCCGTTACCTTCTTCGACAGCACGCCGAAAAAAAATATTACCAACTTCTCGCAATGGAATTTTATCAGTATTCCGGTCACGAGCAAGCATAAGGAACGCGCGATCCAGTTCTTGAACTGGACACAGGAGAAGGATAATTATGATCTGCTTGCGTATGGCCTGAAGGGGAAAAACTGGGAGGCTATTGGAGAGGACAAATACAAGCCACTGGATGCCGACTATGCCTGGTTCCCTTACTTGTGGATCTGGAATCCGACGTTTGAGAGGTTCGATGCTTCCCAGACGGATGAAGTCGTTGAGCTTAACCGTTTCATTAAGGAAGCAGACAACTTCGAGAAGGACATTCTCACAGGCTTCCAGTTCGATTCGCAGCCGGTATTGAATGAGATGACCAAATACAAAACGATCGAAGATAAATATTATGCGGCATTGTTCAATGGGGTGATGGATTCGCAGACGGGCTATGACAACTTCAAAAGCGAAGCCGGGCCGACACTGAAAAAGATTCAGCAGGAAATGCAAAAGCAAATCGATGCATTTCTGAAGCGCTAA